One bacterium DNA segment encodes these proteins:
- a CDS encoding cytochrome C oxidase subunit IV family protein, translating to MSSSAASHTQNHVLPLKIYLGIGAALLFLTFVTVEVSFYDFGGLNIVIALAIASIKALLVAFFFMHLWYDNKLFFIAFTVCLLCLTVFIVLTMFDTTRRGDIDELRVKPINTRAEMYNSAAFNKGAAGHDSSGAKIDSTIVDTTKVISDSMSATPATVPAATNSGH from the coding sequence ATGAGTTCAAGCGCAGCCAGTCATACACAAAATCACGTTTTGCCGCTCAAGATTTATCTTGGAATCGGTGCGGCACTCCTGTTTTTGACATTTGTCACTGTAGAGGTTTCTTTTTACGACTTTGGCGGTCTCAATATTGTCATAGCGCTTGCAATTGCTTCCATCAAAGCGCTGCTTGTGGCATTCTTCTTCATGCACCTCTGGTATGACAATAAGTTGTTCTTTATTGCATTCACAGTTTGTCTCCTGTGCTTGACTGTTTTCATCGTCCTGACGATGTTTGACACTACTCGACGTGGTGATATTGATGAGCTTCGCGTGAAGCCGATCAATACGCGCGCCGAGATGTACAACTCAGCCGCTTTCAATAAGGGCGCAGCCGGCCATGACAGCTCGGGAGCAAAGATTGATTCCACGATCGTCGATACCACCAAGGTCATTTCCGATTCCATGTCTGCCACACCTGCTACGGTACCGGCCGCGACCAACTCTGGCCATTAA
- a CDS encoding cytochrome c oxidase subunit 3 family protein yields MSTHQSTHGHPAHLQHHFHDSAQQADAAKLGTWLFLLTEILLFGGLFCAYAIFRAWYPDMFWEAHKQLDVVLGSINTVVLITSSVTMALAIRSMQLNNRTHTLWFLAATLMFAATFLVIKYFEYEHKIHLGQLPGKYYTYTGLEGNNPHVFFSIYFAMTGLHGFHVLGGMGLIVWMMIRTVRGTISAEYYTPIEMTGLYWHLVDLIWIFLFPLLYLIG; encoded by the coding sequence ATGTCGACTCATCAGTCAACCCACGGCCACCCGGCACATCTTCAGCACCATTTTCACGATTCCGCGCAGCAGGCGGACGCCGCAAAGCTCGGGACATGGCTGTTTCTATTGACAGAAATCTTGCTCTTCGGCGGCTTGTTCTGCGCTTATGCAATATTCAGAGCGTGGTATCCCGATATGTTCTGGGAAGCACACAAGCAGCTCGATGTAGTGCTTGGATCGATCAACACAGTTGTTCTGATTACCAGTTCTGTCACGATGGCGCTGGCAATTCGCTCAATGCAGTTGAACAATCGCACGCATACTCTGTGGTTCTTGGCTGCGACCTTGATGTTTGCGGCAACCTTCTTGGTGATTAAGTACTTCGAATATGAACACAAAATTCACCTCGGCCAGCTTCCCGGCAAATACTACACCTATACCGGCCTCGAGGGCAACAACCCGCACGTGTTTTTCAGCATTTACTTTGCGATGACGGGACTTCACGGATTCCACGTTCTCGGCGGAATGGGGCTGATTGTTTGGATGATGATTCGAACGGTACGGGGAACTATCTCGGCCGAGTATTATACACCAATTGAGATGACGGGCCTCTACTGGCACTTGGTCGACTTAATCTGGATTTTCCTGTTCCCATTATTGTATTTGATAGGGTAG
- a CDS encoding 4Fe-4S dicluster domain-containing protein — translation MVGQAPVASATRSALTFIRFVHPIRRTSLRGASITKLNREYFISCAQDHWSMEGRPLVREATLEEYRKEPKFAQEMVEHPPLESLWEEHSYKEGYQWGMAVDLNSCTGCGACTLACQSENNIPIVGKQQVSKGREMHWIRVDRYFSGSVEDAEMVHQPVMCQHCENAPCEQVCPVAATVHDKEGLNVMVYNRCIGTRYCSNNCPYKVRRFNYFNFTKDTPEIVKMAMNPDVTVRFRGVMEKCTFCVQRISEARIKSKLENRDIRDGDITTACQQACPTSALTFGNINDANSRVNKMKSQNRNYAMLAELNVKPRLTYLARIRNPHPDLVTSAPVEHHG, via the coding sequence ATGGTCGGACAAGCTCCGGTCGCGTCGGCGACAAGGTCGGCTTTGACCTTTATCCGATTCGTCCATCCGATACGCCGGACATCGCTCCGGGGCGCTTCAATCACCAAGTTAAATCGCGAGTATTTTATTTCCTGTGCACAGGATCACTGGTCGATGGAAGGCCGTCCGTTGGTGCGTGAAGCGACTCTTGAAGAATATCGCAAAGAACCGAAGTTTGCTCAGGAAATGGTCGAGCATCCGCCGTTGGAATCGCTTTGGGAAGAGCATAGTTACAAGGAAGGCTACCAGTGGGGAATGGCAGTAGACCTCAATAGTTGCACCGGTTGTGGCGCTTGTACCTTGGCATGCCAAAGTGAGAATAACATTCCGATCGTTGGTAAACAGCAGGTTTCCAAAGGTCGCGAAATGCATTGGATTCGCGTTGATCGGTATTTCTCGGGCTCAGTTGAAGACGCCGAAATGGTGCATCAGCCCGTCATGTGTCAGCATTGCGAAAATGCCCCGTGCGAGCAGGTTTGCCCAGTTGCTGCGACAGTTCATGATAAAGAAGGTCTCAATGTTATGGTTTACAACCGTTGCATCGGGACGAGATACTGTTCAAACAACTGTCCCTATAAGGTTCGCCGTTTCAACTACTTCAACTTTACGAAAGATACTCCGGAAATCGTCAAGATGGCGATGAATCCGGATGTAACGGTTCGCTTCCGAGGCGTGATGGAAAAATGTACGTTCTGCGTCCAGCGCATCAGCGAAGCACGAATCAAGTCGAAGCTCGAGAATCGCGACATTCGCGATGGCGATATTACCACGGCGTGTCAGCAGGCATGCCCCACCTCAGCTTTGACTTTTGGAAATATCAATGACGCAAATAGTAGGGTAAATAAGATGAAATCCCAGAATCGCAACTACGCGATGCTGGCGGAGTTAAACGTGAAGCCTCGCTTAACCTATTTGGCTCGAATTCGCAATCCGCATCCGGATCTTGTGACAAGCGCCCCGGTTGAGCATCACGGATAA
- the ctaD gene encoding cytochrome c oxidase subunit I codes for MTSNAIPAVNYLNTPKGLKSWLLTRDHKRIGLMYLFAIMFFFLVGGIFALLIRWELLTPAQDLMAHDTYNKMFTLHGAIMIFLFIIPSIPAALGNFVLPLMLGTKDVAFPRLNLASWYVYVFGALFVLYSTITNAVDTGWTFYTPYSTTTNTAVISMVLGVFILGFSSIFTGMNFIVTIHKMRAPGMTWFSMPLFCWGIYATAILQILATPVLAITLVLLILERLLGIGIFDPALGGDPVLFQHFFWFYSHPAVYIMILPGMAIISETIATFSHKKIFGYKAIAFSSLGIALVSFLVWGHHMFTSGQSELAAVIFSFLTFLVGIPSGIKVFNWLATMYKGQISLDSPMLYTLSFLFLFTIGGVTGIMLGALSVDIHLHDTYFVVAHFHYVMMGGTVMAFLAGLHYWWPKIWGRMYSEFWARIACALIFIGFNMTFFTQFIMGSQGMPRRYFTYVEQYQGLHGFSSIGAFVIGAGFVVMAFYLIQAIFKGKPAGDNPWGSLTMEWATSSPPPTENFHHDPVASHGPYDYDKIVVKETR; via the coding sequence ATGACAAGTAACGCCATTCCTGCCGTAAACTATCTCAATACGCCCAAGGGACTGAAGTCTTGGCTGCTGACGCGCGATCACAAGCGCATCGGGCTGATGTACCTGTTTGCGATAATGTTCTTCTTCCTTGTTGGAGGAATCTTCGCTCTCTTGATTCGCTGGGAACTGCTGACGCCTGCACAGGACTTGATGGCTCATGATACGTATAACAAGATGTTCACGCTGCACGGCGCGATAATGATCTTCTTGTTTATCATTCCTTCGATCCCGGCAGCATTGGGCAATTTTGTGTTACCGCTAATGCTCGGCACAAAGGACGTGGCTTTCCCTCGTCTTAACCTGGCAAGCTGGTATGTCTATGTCTTCGGTGCGCTATTCGTTTTGTATTCGACAATTACCAACGCTGTAGATACCGGGTGGACTTTCTATACACCGTATTCGACGACCACAAACACGGCAGTAATATCGATGGTACTTGGAGTGTTCATTCTTGGCTTCTCGTCTATTTTTACCGGAATGAACTTCATTGTTACAATTCACAAGATGCGTGCACCCGGCATGACCTGGTTCAGTATGCCATTGTTCTGTTGGGGTATCTACGCTACTGCCATCTTGCAGATTCTGGCAACGCCAGTCCTTGCAATTACGCTGGTGCTTCTGATTCTCGAGCGTCTCCTCGGTATCGGTATATTCGATCCGGCGCTAGGTGGCGACCCCGTTCTCTTCCAGCACTTCTTCTGGTTCTATTCGCATCCCGCGGTATACATCATGATTCTTCCGGGAATGGCGATTATCTCCGAAACGATTGCGACTTTTTCACATAAGAAGATCTTCGGGTACAAGGCTATCGCGTTTTCGAGCCTTGGCATCGCGCTTGTCAGCTTCCTGGTATGGGGACACCACATGTTCACATCCGGCCAGTCGGAACTCGCAGCCGTGATCTTCTCGTTCTTAACCTTCCTTGTTGGAATACCTTCCGGTATCAAGGTTTTCAATTGGCTCGCTACGATGTACAAAGGTCAGATCTCGCTCGACTCGCCGATGCTTTACACGTTAAGCTTCCTGTTTCTGTTCACCATAGGTGGCGTAACAGGTATCATGCTTGGAGCGCTATCGGTGGATATCCATCTTCACGACACGTATTTCGTCGTCGCGCACTTTCACTATGTGATGATGGGCGGCACAGTTATGGCGTTCTTGGCGGGACTGCATTACTGGTGGCCGAAAATCTGGGGGCGCATGTACAGCGAGTTTTGGGCTCGTATTGCCTGCGCGCTGATTTTCATCGGATTCAATATGACATTCTTCACCCAGTTCATAATGGGCTCGCAAGGTATGCCGCGTCGCTACTTCACTTATGTCGAGCAGTATCAGGGACTGCATGGTTTCTCCTCAATTGGAGCTTTTGTCATCGGAGCCGGTTTTGTCGTGATGGCGTTCTATTTGATACAGGCGATTTTCAAGGGCAAACCTGCCGGTGATAACCCCTGGGGTTCGTTGACAATGGAATGGGCTACCAGTTCACCGCCTCCGACTGAGAACTTCCACCACGATCCGGTTGCATCTCACGGCCCGTATGATTACGACAAGATTGTCGTCAAGGAAACAAGGTAG
- a CDS encoding SCO family protein, which yields MKQTISRFFGIAFILIFMSILQSHLFAQVVRDSVPELQKIDIVEHLGQTIPLDLTFINDVGDTVQLSKYFHQGKPVIVTLAYYNCPMLCTMVLNGLSDGIRGMSLTPEKDFTVLTISINPTETANLAGAKRSRYMENLGDKGKNDGWRFFVGEESQSRALANAIGFQYYYDEERKEYAHAAGAFVITEEGVISRYLYGLEFKERDLKLALLEASEGKIGSTLDRLILYCFHYDPSAKGYVMMAGNIMKLGGLLTLIIVTIFLSIFWARERAQRTVGSTA from the coding sequence ATGAAGCAGACAATAAGCCGTTTCTTTGGCATCGCTTTCATCCTTATATTCATGTCGATTCTTCAGTCGCATCTTTTCGCGCAAGTGGTTCGCGATAGTGTGCCTGAGCTTCAGAAGATTGATATCGTCGAGCATCTTGGTCAGACAATTCCACTCGATCTAACTTTCATAAACGATGTCGGCGACACTGTTCAACTCTCCAAGTATTTTCATCAGGGCAAACCGGTGATCGTTACATTAGCATATTATAATTGCCCGATGTTGTGTACGATGGTCCTCAACGGGCTGAGCGATGGAATTCGTGGCATGAGCCTCACCCCGGAGAAAGACTTCACGGTTTTGACGATTAGCATCAATCCTACTGAAACCGCGAATCTTGCCGGAGCCAAACGCTCGCGTTATATGGAAAATCTTGGTGACAAGGGAAAGAACGACGGTTGGCGATTTTTTGTTGGCGAAGAGAGTCAATCGCGAGCGCTCGCCAACGCCATTGGCTTCCAATACTATTATGACGAAGAACGCAAAGAATACGCGCACGCTGCCGGAGCTTTCGTGATTACTGAAGAAGGCGTTATTTCGCGATATCTTTATGGACTTGAATTCAAAGAGCGCGATCTCAAGCTGGCGCTCTTGGAAGCTTCAGAGGGTAAGATTGGCTCCACACTTGACCGCTTGATCCTTTATTGTTTTCACTACGATCCGTCAGCCAAAGGCTATGTCATGATGGCCGGTAACATCATGAAGCTTGGCGGACTTCTGACACTGATAATCGTAACAATTTTCTTAAGCATATTCTGGGCTCGCGAACGTGCTCAGCGGACCGTCGGCTCGACGGCCTAA
- a CDS encoding COX15/CtaA family protein: protein MTLFRRFALLSTIGTYIVIFAGGLVRVSGAGLGCPDWPKCFGGWIPPLSAADLPASINPATFNFTLAWIEYLNRLSGMILGLFIAATAVLAIVHYRRTLRILFPSIGAALLVAFQGWQGGQVVLSELHSLTVSIHLVIALMIVSLLIYVAQQAYYLEETSSITEVAYPKSVPISIGLLWLITVIQIVIGANVRADIEALIVTSPLATDHELMALVGGIKYVHVFLGVIVAAMAFTIGIMVYRTTPRPDPIVKLGVWTMILFVAVQMSLGTGLIAVALPPLLQLFHVWVASLFIGVLLVLYTATKRLGNR, encoded by the coding sequence ATGACTCTGTTCCGACGTTTTGCGCTCCTTTCCACAATCGGCACTTACATCGTTATCTTCGCTGGCGGCCTTGTCCGAGTATCAGGGGCTGGACTCGGATGCCCCGACTGGCCAAAATGCTTCGGCGGGTGGATTCCCCCGCTAAGCGCAGCCGACTTGCCCGCTTCGATAAACCCAGCCACATTCAATTTCACGCTTGCCTGGATCGAGTACTTGAATCGGCTTTCAGGGATGATTCTGGGGCTATTCATCGCAGCGACTGCAGTACTTGCGATTGTGCATTATCGGCGTACGCTTCGGATCTTGTTTCCTTCTATTGGTGCAGCTTTGTTGGTCGCATTCCAAGGATGGCAAGGTGGGCAGGTCGTCTTATCGGAATTACACTCACTGACTGTTTCGATTCATCTGGTGATTGCGCTCATGATAGTCAGTCTGTTGATTTACGTTGCCCAACAGGCGTACTACCTGGAAGAGACAAGTTCAATAACAGAGGTGGCGTATCCAAAGTCAGTACCCATATCCATTGGTCTTCTGTGGCTAATCACTGTCATACAAATTGTCATCGGTGCTAATGTCCGTGCGGATATCGAAGCCTTGATTGTGACAAGCCCGCTTGCGACTGATCACGAGCTAATGGCGCTTGTCGGTGGAATCAAGTACGTTCACGTGTTTCTGGGAGTTATTGTCGCGGCAATGGCATTCACGATCGGCATCATGGTGTATCGAACAACACCCCGACCTGACCCTATAGTTAAGCTTGGCGTGTGGACAATGATACTGTTCGTAGCTGTGCAGATGTCGCTTGGGACAGGCTTGATTGCGGTGGCATTGCCGCCACTGCTTCAGCTGTTTCATGTTTGGGTAGCGTCGCTCTTCATTGGCGTTTTGTTGGTGCTCTACACAGCGACCAAGAGGCTAGGGAATAGATGA
- a CDS encoding cytochrome c: protein MKLSARYILNLAGTAVLAIAISLGCTRGRPSENTPIHLNPNMDRQQKYLPQSEGHFFEDGMTMRTPVAGTVARGELREDDAYWRGRDEIDSVIAKIPVPITTQLIERGHERFNIYCAPCHGRTGDGRGIVVQRGMLPPPSFHDDRLRKVGDGHIFDVISNGIRNMPSYKAQIPVEDRWAIVSFFRALQRSQNATLEDVPVEMRGSIK from the coding sequence ATGAAGCTGTCAGCAAGATATATCCTAAATCTTGCAGGAACAGCCGTCCTTGCGATTGCTATTTCTCTTGGCTGTACTCGCGGACGTCCTTCTGAGAATACTCCGATTCATCTCAATCCTAATATGGACAGACAGCAGAAGTATCTGCCTCAGTCCGAAGGGCACTTCTTCGAGGATGGCATGACGATGCGAACGCCGGTGGCCGGGACAGTAGCGCGTGGCGAGTTGCGAGAAGACGACGCTTATTGGCGCGGTCGAGATGAGATTGATAGTGTTATTGCCAAGATCCCGGTGCCTATAACCACACAGCTCATTGAGCGCGGACACGAAAGATTCAACATTTATTGTGCGCCATGTCACGGACGAACCGGTGATGGGCGCGGAATCGTTGTGCAGCGTGGAATGCTGCCACCGCCCTCTTTCCACGATGATCGCCTTCGAAAAGTAGGAGACGGTCACATTTTTGATGTCATTTCAAATGGTATTCGCAATATGCCTTCCTACAAAGCCCAGATTCCGGTTGAAGATCGCTGGGCAATCGTGTCTTTCTTCCGTGCACTGCAGCGAAGCCAGAATGCGACGCTTGAAGACGTACCAGTCGAGATGCGTGGCTCCATTAAATAG
- the nrfD gene encoding polysulfide reductase NrfD has translation MGWILLFGLSASILMMLLGAVGYLLFEGIGIWGNNQPVSWAFDIVNFVFWVGIGHAGTLISAILFLFRQKWRTSINRFAEAMTIFAVICALLFPSIHVGRAWLLYWVMPLPNQMSMWPNFRSPLLWDMFAVGTYFTCSLLFWYVGLIPDLATLRDRATTKIRKIAYGIFALGWHGGNTQWKHYELAYLILAGISTPLVLSVHSIVSTDFATSVLPGWHTTIFPPYFVAGAIFSGFAMVMTLALIARKIYKLENYITMNHLEKMNKIMLVTGMMVGYSYGCEFFVAWYSGNPYEQFAFINRAFGPYWWAYWTMITCNVVVPQLFWSKKLRTNLAVMFVVSILINVGMWFERFVILLTLTRDFLPSSWGWYWPTIWDGMTMVGSFGLFFTLFLLFLRFLPMISMAEVKGVLPQADPHYHPTGDHGAAKSGKHHPNPGIEPGPTMGGAGL, from the coding sequence ATGGGCTGGATACTGCTTTTTGGCTTATCTGCTTCCATTTTGATGATGTTGCTCGGAGCTGTCGGGTATTTGCTATTCGAAGGTATTGGTATTTGGGGTAACAATCAGCCTGTTTCGTGGGCATTTGATATTGTCAATTTCGTGTTTTGGGTTGGTATCGGCCACGCAGGTACTCTTATCTCGGCAATTCTTTTCCTTTTCCGGCAGAAATGGCGGACGTCGATCAACCGCTTTGCGGAAGCGATGACTATTTTTGCGGTAATATGTGCGCTCTTATTTCCATCGATTCACGTTGGTCGCGCCTGGCTGCTTTACTGGGTAATGCCGCTTCCGAATCAGATGTCAATGTGGCCCAACTTCCGCAGCCCATTGTTGTGGGACATGTTTGCAGTAGGTACTTATTTCACATGTTCGCTCTTATTTTGGTACGTGGGATTGATTCCCGACTTGGCAACGCTCCGTGATCGAGCGACAACAAAGATTCGCAAGATCGCTTACGGTATATTTGCATTAGGCTGGCACGGCGGTAATACTCAATGGAAGCACTATGAGCTTGCCTATTTGATTCTTGCTGGCATTTCGACTCCGTTGGTATTGTCAGTACACTCGATCGTATCGACAGACTTTGCGACTTCAGTCCTTCCAGGCTGGCACACGACGATCTTCCCGCCATACTTTGTTGCAGGCGCAATTTTCTCCGGTTTTGCAATGGTAATGACGCTCGCGCTGATTGCCCGCAAGATTTATAAGCTGGAAAACTACATTACCATGAATCATCTCGAGAAGATGAATAAGATCATGTTGGTAACCGGCATGATGGTCGGGTACTCATACGGTTGCGAGTTCTTCGTTGCATGGTATTCCGGCAATCCATATGAACAATTCGCATTTATCAATCGCGCCTTCGGACCGTACTGGTGGGCATACTGGACGATGATCACGTGCAACGTAGTTGTGCCGCAATTGTTCTGGTCTAAGAAGTTGCGCACTAATCTTGCAGTCATGTTTGTAGTTTCGATCCTCATCAACGTTGGTATGTGGTTTGAACGATTTGTGATTTTGTTGACGTTGACACGAGACTTTCTGCCGTCGTCGTGGGGTTGGTATTGGCCGACGATTTGGGATGGCATGACGATGGTTGGTTCATTCGGTCTGTTCTTCACTCTGTTCCTTCTGTTCTTGCGATTCCTGCCAATGATCTCGATGGCAGAAGTTAAGGGTGTACTGCCGCAGGCAGACCCACACTACCATCCTACGGGTGACCACGGAGCCGCAAAATCAGGGAAACACCATCCCAATCCTGGAATCGAGCCGGGACCGACAATGGGAGGAGCCGGGTTATGA
- a CDS encoding cytochrome c3 family protein — protein MSQIFPQWTNKLPAALLAATILLVVGGVGFLWYYGSPKYTDVGYRPTQPVPFSHKLHAGDLGMDCRYCHSNIERSAVANVPATQTCMNCHTLVLPQSEKLLAVRESWATGKPIEWVNVHLLPQYAYFNHSLHLNAGIGCISCHGNIAEMEKVQQMQPLSMSWCLDCHRNPDPHLRPVDQITNMNYAPPADQEAFAERVKEEKKLNPTQDCSGCHR, from the coding sequence TTGTCGCAGATATTTCCACAGTGGACAAACAAGTTACCGGCAGCACTCTTGGCGGCTACGATCTTGTTAGTAGTAGGTGGAGTCGGATTTCTCTGGTACTATGGTTCACCCAAGTACACCGATGTTGGTTATCGTCCGACACAACCAGTGCCATTTAGCCACAAACTTCATGCCGGCGATTTGGGCATGGACTGTCGCTACTGCCACAGCAACATCGAGAGGTCGGCAGTTGCTAATGTGCCTGCTACTCAGACTTGTATGAATTGTCATACACTTGTTCTGCCGCAAAGCGAAAAGTTGCTCGCAGTTCGTGAAAGCTGGGCGACGGGCAAGCCGATTGAATGGGTGAATGTCCACTTGTTACCGCAGTATGCTTATTTCAATCACTCGCTCCACTTAAATGCGGGAATTGGTTGTATTAGTTGTCACGGCAATATTGCCGAAATGGAGAAGGTTCAGCAGATGCAACCTTTGAGTATGTCTTGGTGTCTCGACTGCCACCGAAATCCCGATCCGCATTTACGGCCCGTGGACCAAATTACCAATATGAACTACGCGCCGCCGGCGGACCAAGAAGCGTTTGCTGAGCGGGTCAAGGAAGAGAAGAAACTGAATCCTACACAGGATTGCTCGGGTTGTCATAGATGA
- a CDS encoding DUF3341 domain-containing protein: MTVAADHVKAVIAEFDSPADLMHAAERVRDGGFQKFDCHSPFPIHGMDKAMGLKRSPIGFIVGGAALCGFLGISGFIYWVSAVDYPMVISGKPFFSFQAFVPVAFAVTVLTSAITATFGMMVINRLPQLFHPLFESKNFRRFSDDGFFVSIDSADPKFDAGRTGDFLKSIGGKNIEVIEVKE; the protein is encoded by the coding sequence ATGACAGTAGCAGCTGACCATGTCAAAGCAGTAATTGCCGAATTCGATTCGCCTGCCGATCTGATGCACGCTGCGGAGCGAGTCCGTGACGGTGGCTTCCAGAAGTTCGACTGTCACTCGCCATTCCCGATTCATGGAATGGACAAAGCGATGGGACTCAAACGTTCGCCAATCGGTTTTATCGTAGGCGGGGCAGCACTATGCGGTTTCCTCGGCATTTCCGGTTTCATCTACTGGGTTTCGGCTGTCGACTATCCGATGGTGATATCAGGTAAGCCGTTTTTCAGCTTCCAGGCTTTCGTGCCGGTAGCATTTGCCGTGACGGTCTTGACCTCGGCAATCACGGCTACATTCGGAATGATGGTCATCAACCGTCTTCCACAATTGTTTCACCCGCTGTTTGAGTCAAAGAACTTCCGGCGCTTCTCCGATGACGGCTTCTTCGTCAGTATCGATTCAGCCGACCCGAAGTTTGATGCTGGTCGCACCGGTGATTTTCTCAAGAGCATCGGCGGTAAGAACATCGAGGTTATTGAGGTGAAAGAATGA
- a CDS encoding SCO family protein, giving the protein MTKQSKPSLLIWGVPLVVILAVVAAFVVNSAEQSRSQLPILGEVPSFRLTASNGEEFTRTDLNGRLHVVNFMFTRCQGVCPTMSANIKKMYDLYRGSDKGSILIYYR; this is encoded by the coding sequence ATGACTAAGCAAAGCAAACCGTCACTGCTGATATGGGGTGTGCCTCTGGTCGTAATTCTTGCTGTGGTGGCCGCATTTGTGGTCAATTCGGCCGAACAATCGCGTAGTCAACTGCCAATCCTCGGCGAGGTGCCGAGCTTCAGACTAACGGCCAGTAACGGCGAAGAGTTTACGCGGACGGACTTGAATGGACGATTGCACGTCGTGAATTTCATGTTTACTCGCTGTCAGGGCGTTTGTCCGACGATGTCTGCGAATATCAAGAAGATGTACGACCTGTATCGCGGGTCTGACAAAGGTTCGATTCTTATCTATTACCGTTGA
- the coxB gene encoding cytochrome c oxidase subunit II, with protein MDNTGSLFLPSPHSTMAGDVDALFNFIYISSAILLALVTAAIIFFIVRYRRRGAATTTSGVDHNLTVEIVWTVIPTIVVFIIFAWGFKDFIRLHVAPGQSMQVKVTGQKWFWSFDYLEGVSSVNELVVPVDKPVKLLMSSRDVIHSFYVPNFRIKNDVLPNRYSSVWFEATDTGSYNLFCTEYCGTKHSEMIGKVRVVTTAQYTEWIEKASGPAPGESIADYGAKLYQQKACITCHSVDGKAGTGPSFKGIFGHNAELEAGGSVLVDENYIRESILEPKAKVVKGYQPVMPTYQGLLKDKQIDALVEYIKSLE; from the coding sequence ATGGACAATACGGGCAGCTTATTTCTACCTTCTCCACATTCGACGATGGCCGGCGACGTTGATGCGCTGTTCAATTTCATTTACATCTCCTCGGCCATTTTGTTGGCGCTTGTCACTGCCGCCATCATTTTCTTCATTGTGCGCTACCGTCGCCGTGGGGCTGCAACTACGACCTCGGGAGTTGATCATAACCTCACCGTTGAAATCGTCTGGACTGTCATCCCGACCATTGTGGTGTTTATCATCTTTGCGTGGGGATTCAAAGACTTCATCAGACTTCATGTCGCACCGGGGCAGTCGATGCAAGTCAAGGTCACAGGCCAGAAGTGGTTCTGGTCCTTTGATTATCTTGAAGGTGTGAGCAGTGTCAATGAACTTGTTGTCCCAGTTGACAAGCCGGTAAAGCTTTTGATGTCATCGCGTGATGTGATTCATAGCTTCTATGTACCGAACTTCCGCATCAAGAACGATGTGCTTCCGAACCGCTACTCGTCAGTGTGGTTTGAGGCGACTGATACCGGCAGTTACAATCTCTTCTGTACTGAGTATTGCGGCACCAAGCACTCCGAGATGATCGGAAAGGTACGAGTCGTTACGACGGCTCAATATACAGAGTGGATTGAGAAGGCGTCCGGTCCAGCTCCGGGCGAGTCGATTGCCGACTACGGCGCCAAGCTGTACCAACAAAAAGCGTGTATCACTTGTCATTCAGTCGATGGCAAGGCAGGTACGGGTCCCAGCTTTAAGGGAATATTCGGACACAACGCCGAGCTTGAGGCTGGCGGTTCAGTTCTTGTGGATGAGAACTACATTCGTGAATCAATCTTGGAGCCGAAAGCTAAGGTCGTCAAGGGATATCAACCTGTGATGCCAACCTATCAGGGGCTTCTGAAAGACAAACAAATCGACGCGCTCGTCGAGTATATCAAGTCGTTGGAGTAA